In Hydractinia symbiolongicarpus strain clone_291-10 chromosome 15, HSymV2.1, whole genome shotgun sequence, one DNA window encodes the following:
- the LOC130629202 gene encoding mitochondrial potassium channel ATP-binding subunit-like isoform X1: MYFNLLGHVVKQRYSTSFLYRTANQRGFTTTIRLKSNVSNENSASLLYWLQRLKGMANPTQIAIISKPTQVWKLKYAGLFVLFPISRNLLFKTASCERIKLSHKNRISSVQKHILRKKEATFSWTLFWEFVKPDIILFIFATVAAFGVAIVNIKLPLLLGELVNSISVLIRDAQRDADVFSTLYNPCKKLVWNYILQSLLTVAYITALSSFGERLATRMRIKLFKSLMEQDTAFFDVHKTGEIINRLTSDIQDFKSSFKQVISQGLRSVTQIIGCGVTLYTLSPKLTFLMGLVLPGVILIGTGLGSFLRHISHKAQEQVSLAMAVADEAIGNIRTVRAFAMESKEVGWYSDEVKKSQFLNELLGAGIGSFQGLANFAVNGIVLVVLYTGAALMSNQELRPGDMMSYLVATQTVQKSLGTISVLFGQIVRGMSAGARVFEYMELKPTMPLSGGKKIAEIKGDISLQNVKFSYPSRPDQIVLDNFSLNIGAGKMIALCGASGSGKSTIAALIERFYDVDSGNITVDGVQIKDLDPSWLRGTLIGYINQEPTLFAATVMENIRYGSTDATDQQVYEAAKQANAGRFIRQFPQGYDTVIGERGATVSGGQKQRIAIARALLKNPKILILDEATSALDAESERIVQEALDKLIVGRTVIVIAHRLSTIQNADLIATMSHGRIQEIGTHQQLLAKNGLYAELIRRQTSDL; the protein is encoded by the exons ATGTATTTCAACCTGCTTGGACATGTTGTTAAACAGAGATACAGCACATCATTTTTATATAGAACTGCTAATCAAAGAGGATTTACCACGACTATTCGTCTAAAATCAAATGT TTCAAATGAAAACTCAGCTTCCTTACTATATTGGCTGCAAAGGCTAAAAGGAATGGCAAACCCTACACAGATAGCGATAATTTCTAAACCTACTCAAGTCTGGAAACTTAAATATGCGGGATTATTCGTGTTATTTCCTATATCAAggaatttactttttaaaactgcaagctGCGAGAGAATAAAGTTGTCACACAAAAATAGAATATCTTCCGTGCAAAAGCACATACTAAGGAAAAAAGAAGCCACCTTTAGTTGGACTTTGTTTTGGGAATTTGTTAAACCTGACATCATACTGTTCATTTTCGCAACAGTTGCAGCGTTCGGTGTAGCTATAGTTAATATTAAACTTCCGTTATTGCTGGGTGAACTTGTTAATTCCATATCTGTGCTGATTCGTGATGCTCAAAGAGATGCAGACGTGTTCAGTACACTTTACAATCCGTGTAAAAAACTAGTTTGGAATTATATATTGCAGTCGTTATTAACTGTTGCATATATCACAGCGTTGTCGTCATTCGGTGAACGGTTAGCCACAAGAATGAGAATCAAACTATTTAAGTCGCTTATGGAGCAAGATACAGCTTTCTTTGATGTTCATAAGACTGGCGAAATAATTAATCG ATTGACAAGTGATATTCAAGATTTTAAAAGCTCCTTCAAGCAAGTTATATCTCAAGGCTTACGCAGTGTTACGCAAATCATCGGCTGTGGTGTGACGTTATATACCCTGTCTCCAAAACTGACATTTTTAATGGGCTTAGTTCTTCCTGGAGTGATTCTAATTGGGACTGGTCTTGGTTCCTTTTTGCGGCACATCTCACACAAAGCTCAGGAGCAAGTATCGTTAGCAATGGCCGTAGCTGACGAGGCTATAGGCAATATTAGAACTGTACGAGCATTTGCGATGGAATCAAAAGAAGTAGG ATGGTATTCCGATGAAGTAAAGAAATCGCAGTTTCTAAATGAACTGCTTGGAGCAGGCATAGGATCATTCCAAGGACTCGCCAACTTTGCTGTCAATGGAATTGTACTTGTTGTTTTATACACTGGCGCTGCCTTGATGAGTAATCAGGAACTACGACCTGGTGATATGATGAGCTATCTTGTAGCGACACAAACTGTACAAAA GTCTCTTGGGACAATATCTGTGCTGTTTGGTCAAATAGTGCGTGGAATGAGTGCTGGAGCGAGAGTATTCGAATACATGGAACTTAAACCAACTATGCCATTAAGCGGtggcaaaaaaattgctgaaatcAAAGGAGATATCAGTTTACAGAATGTCAAGTTTTCGTATCCATCTCGTCCTGATCAAATTGTCTTAGATAATTTTAGTCTGAATATTGGTGCTGGGAAAATGATAGCACTGTGTGGTGCGAGTGGATCTGGCAAGTCCACTATTGCGGCGTTAATTGAGCGATTTTATGATGTGGATAGCGGTAATATTACAGTAGATGGTGTTCAAATAAAAGACCTTGATCCATCGTGGTTGAGAGGAACTTTAATTGGCTACATTAATCAG GAACCTACACTGTTTGCTGCCACTGTTATGGAGAATATAAGATATGGTTCCACTGATGCAACTGATCAACAG GTTTACGAAGCAGCGAAACAGGCTAACGCAGGCAGATTTATTAGACAATTTCCACAA GGTTACGATACCGTGATAGGTGAACGTGGCGCCACCGTTTCTGGAGGACAAAAGCAAAG aatcgcCATTGCTAGAGCACTGCTGAAAAATCCGAAGATATTAATCCTAGACGAAGCTACTAG TGCTCTTGATGCAGAATCTGAACGAATTGTGCAAGAAGCACTTGACAAGCTCATCGTTG
- the LOC130629202 gene encoding mitochondrial potassium channel ATP-binding subunit-like isoform X2: MCGSNENSASLLYWLQRLKGMANPTQIAIISKPTQVWKLKYAGLFVLFPISRNLLFKTASCERIKLSHKNRISSVQKHILRKKEATFSWTLFWEFVKPDIILFIFATVAAFGVAIVNIKLPLLLGELVNSISVLIRDAQRDADVFSTLYNPCKKLVWNYILQSLLTVAYITALSSFGERLATRMRIKLFKSLMEQDTAFFDVHKTGEIINRLTSDIQDFKSSFKQVISQGLRSVTQIIGCGVTLYTLSPKLTFLMGLVLPGVILIGTGLGSFLRHISHKAQEQVSLAMAVADEAIGNIRTVRAFAMESKEVGWYSDEVKKSQFLNELLGAGIGSFQGLANFAVNGIVLVVLYTGAALMSNQELRPGDMMSYLVATQTVQKSLGTISVLFGQIVRGMSAGARVFEYMELKPTMPLSGGKKIAEIKGDISLQNVKFSYPSRPDQIVLDNFSLNIGAGKMIALCGASGSGKSTIAALIERFYDVDSGNITVDGVQIKDLDPSWLRGTLIGYINQEPTLFAATVMENIRYGSTDATDQQVYEAAKQANAGRFIRQFPQGYDTVIGERGATVSGGQKQRIAIARALLKNPKILILDEATSALDAESERIVQEALDKLIVGRTVIVIAHRLSTIQNADLIATMSHGRIQEIGTHQQLLAKNGLYAELIRRQTSDL; the protein is encoded by the exons ATGTGTGG TTCAAATGAAAACTCAGCTTCCTTACTATATTGGCTGCAAAGGCTAAAAGGAATGGCAAACCCTACACAGATAGCGATAATTTCTAAACCTACTCAAGTCTGGAAACTTAAATATGCGGGATTATTCGTGTTATTTCCTATATCAAggaatttactttttaaaactgcaagctGCGAGAGAATAAAGTTGTCACACAAAAATAGAATATCTTCCGTGCAAAAGCACATACTAAGGAAAAAAGAAGCCACCTTTAGTTGGACTTTGTTTTGGGAATTTGTTAAACCTGACATCATACTGTTCATTTTCGCAACAGTTGCAGCGTTCGGTGTAGCTATAGTTAATATTAAACTTCCGTTATTGCTGGGTGAACTTGTTAATTCCATATCTGTGCTGATTCGTGATGCTCAAAGAGATGCAGACGTGTTCAGTACACTTTACAATCCGTGTAAAAAACTAGTTTGGAATTATATATTGCAGTCGTTATTAACTGTTGCATATATCACAGCGTTGTCGTCATTCGGTGAACGGTTAGCCACAAGAATGAGAATCAAACTATTTAAGTCGCTTATGGAGCAAGATACAGCTTTCTTTGATGTTCATAAGACTGGCGAAATAATTAATCG ATTGACAAGTGATATTCAAGATTTTAAAAGCTCCTTCAAGCAAGTTATATCTCAAGGCTTACGCAGTGTTACGCAAATCATCGGCTGTGGTGTGACGTTATATACCCTGTCTCCAAAACTGACATTTTTAATGGGCTTAGTTCTTCCTGGAGTGATTCTAATTGGGACTGGTCTTGGTTCCTTTTTGCGGCACATCTCACACAAAGCTCAGGAGCAAGTATCGTTAGCAATGGCCGTAGCTGACGAGGCTATAGGCAATATTAGAACTGTACGAGCATTTGCGATGGAATCAAAAGAAGTAGG ATGGTATTCCGATGAAGTAAAGAAATCGCAGTTTCTAAATGAACTGCTTGGAGCAGGCATAGGATCATTCCAAGGACTCGCCAACTTTGCTGTCAATGGAATTGTACTTGTTGTTTTATACACTGGCGCTGCCTTGATGAGTAATCAGGAACTACGACCTGGTGATATGATGAGCTATCTTGTAGCGACACAAACTGTACAAAA GTCTCTTGGGACAATATCTGTGCTGTTTGGTCAAATAGTGCGTGGAATGAGTGCTGGAGCGAGAGTATTCGAATACATGGAACTTAAACCAACTATGCCATTAAGCGGtggcaaaaaaattgctgaaatcAAAGGAGATATCAGTTTACAGAATGTCAAGTTTTCGTATCCATCTCGTCCTGATCAAATTGTCTTAGATAATTTTAGTCTGAATATTGGTGCTGGGAAAATGATAGCACTGTGTGGTGCGAGTGGATCTGGCAAGTCCACTATTGCGGCGTTAATTGAGCGATTTTATGATGTGGATAGCGGTAATATTACAGTAGATGGTGTTCAAATAAAAGACCTTGATCCATCGTGGTTGAGAGGAACTTTAATTGGCTACATTAATCAG GAACCTACACTGTTTGCTGCCACTGTTATGGAGAATATAAGATATGGTTCCACTGATGCAACTGATCAACAG GTTTACGAAGCAGCGAAACAGGCTAACGCAGGCAGATTTATTAGACAATTTCCACAA GGTTACGATACCGTGATAGGTGAACGTGGCGCCACCGTTTCTGGAGGACAAAAGCAAAG aatcgcCATTGCTAGAGCACTGCTGAAAAATCCGAAGATATTAATCCTAGACGAAGCTACTAG TGCTCTTGATGCAGAATCTGAACGAATTGTGCAAGAAGCACTTGACAAGCTCATCGTTG